AGCATTAACGCCGATTGAACCAGTTGAACCAAATACGCTTATAATTTCAGGTTTTGTTGGATTTATAGTAAAGCTCATAAGAATACCACCATAATAATACTAGCAAAAATCAAAGCATCAACTCTATCTAATACTCCGCCATGTCCAGGGAAAAGCTCCCCACTATCTTTAACCTTCGCTAAGCGTTTTAAATAGCTTTCAAATAAATCTCCAAATACAGCAAAAAATGCCATTAAAAATGATAAAAATAAAACTTCTAAAAAGCCAATCTCACTATAAACAAAACTAGCATAAATGCTTGAAATTATTGTGCTAATAATAATTCCGCCGATTACTCCTTCTAAAGTCTTATTAGGAGAACTTGGACTAAAGCTAGTTTTTCCATATTTTTTACCTACAAAATAAGCAAAACTATCACATAAAACAACGCTTAAAAGTAGCCAAATAAAGCCACTTAATTCAAATCTAATATAAGTTTCAAAAATAAAGCTAATTCCAATTCCTGCATAAATAAATGGTAGAATTTCTTTTAAATCTCCTTGTTTGTATGCTAAAAAAGAAGCAAGAACTAAAATAGCAAAAATCATAGAAACCACAGGCATTTGAGTATAAATTCCTAATATCAATCCTAAGGCTAAAATTAAATAATTATTTTTAGTATCAAATAATTTACAAGCTTCAAAATATCCAATGCCACTAGCTAATAAAAATATTATTAGCCATAAATAATAAGAATTTATCGCTAGAAAAATTACTGCAATTATTGCAAAAATTAAGCCTGTTTTTATTTTTTCATTCAACATAAATACTCCTTAAACAAGTTTATCAAAAAGCCTATCGCTTTCTTTTATTTCTTCAATTTCTTCATCTTCTTCTATCATAACACCGAAAAAATTAGCTCTTTTATGCTCTTTTTTAGGGCGTTCTTCTTGATATGATTTTTCATCATCAAGATTTGTGTTTGTTTTTGAGCTTTCGCTACTTTCTTCTATTACATTAACTTCTGGCGTAACTAAAGTAATTTGCTCATCAGCAAACATTTTTGCATTATGTTTTGCGTGATTATCAATCGCTACGCCTTGATTTTGATTTATATAATTTATATTTCCAATATTATTTACACTCATAAAAAAACCTTTATAGTATCGTAATTAACATAATTAACGAATGCTTTTTCAATAATTTTTACATTTGCTCTTTTTGTAAAATCTACTAAAAAATTACCTTCTTTTTTACCAGAATAACAAGCACAAAGACTTGCAGCATGATAGATTAAATCTATATCATAGCTTTTTTTGTTGCTTGAAATTATTACATGAGAGCCTTTTAAATCCTTTAAATGAAACCATAAATCATCTTTTTTGCTATTTTTTAGCAAATATTCATTAGCGTTTTCATTAAGTCCTACGCTAATTTTGTAATCATTTACATAAAAATTTAATATGTTTGGATTTTGCTGGGTTTTGCCTTTTTTATTGTTTTTTGCGAATAATGAGCGTAAAAATACTTCATCTTTTGTGCAAATTATTGCTTGTTTTAGGCTATTTAAAGCATTTATTTTTTCGTTTAGATTATCTTTTTCTATGCTTATATTTTTTGCTTTTTGGCTTAATTTTTTAGCGTTTTTATAAATATTATTTAGCTCATATTTTGCAGAATTGATTAAAGAATATTTATAAATTCCTATTTCAAATTCTCTTTCGTAATCTTTGATTTTATATAAGTTTTCTTTTAGTGCATCGCCTTTTGAGTATTCATAAAGTGCTTTTTTGTTTAGTAATTCTTCATCTTCTAAAGAATTTATTAAAAGCTCTAATTTTTCAATTTTTTTATCATTTTCCATTATTTTTTGAGCTTTTAATGAGTTTAATTTCTCGTTTTGAAGACTTGCAAAAATATTTGCGAAATAAATTTTAAAATCTTCAATTTTTATATTTTTTTCAGTGATTTTTGTAGGTTCTAAATCTATGTAAGGTTCATTTTGTAAAATATCTCTAAGGTTGTTTTTGCCGTATCTTAAGGCACTTATTATATTTCTTTTATCATCTAAGATTAGTGCATTTGTAAATTTTCCTGAAAACTCAAGTATTAAATAAAATTCCATTTTTTTATAAGCGTGAGCTAAGGCTAGTTTAAACTCTAAAATCCTATTATTTATAGGCACTTTAATATCTAAAATACTTGCGTTAAAAAGCATTTTTTTAAGTTGTAAATCAAATGGACTAGTATAATCTTTAGCATATAAATTACCACTATAAATTGCACTTTTGCCCTTGGTTAAATCAAAATATAATTTATCTTTAAACTCAATACATAAGCAATTATCATTTATTCTATACGCACGATTTATCTTTTTATATTGCTTTAAATAATCTTTAATTTGCACTAAATCATAATAATTCATTTTTAATCCTTTTATTAATTTTAACGGCTAAAATTAATAAAATTAGAAAAAAAGGGAAATCTATGACTTTAACAGAACAAATATTTGCTCATCATATAGGAAAAGAAGTAAAAGCAGGTGAGATTATTGATTGTCCTATTGATATGGTAATAGGAAATGATATTACAACTCCAATTTCTATTAAACAATTTAAAAAAAGTGGTGCTACAAAATTAGCTAATCCTGATGGCTTTGCAATTGTGCTTGACCACTATATTCCTGCAAAAGATATTCTAAGTGCAAATCAAGCAAAAATTAGTAGAGATTTTGTAAAAGAACATAATTTAAAATATCTTTTTGATGAAAAAAATATGGGTATTGAACACGCACTTTTACCTGAAAATGGACTGATTAGTCCAGGTGATGTGATAATTGGTGCAGATAGTCATACCTGTACGCACGGAGCTTTAGGAGCATTTGCTACTGGAATGGGAAGCACTGATTTAGCGTATGCAATGATAACAGGTAAAAACTGGTTTAAAGTGCCAAGTGCTATTAAAGTGCAATTTCGTGGAAAATTAAAGCCTTGGGTTTATGGAAAAGATTTAATTTTAGAAATTATTAGAATTTTAGGCGTTGATGGAGCTTTATATAAATCATTAGAGTTTTTTGGAATTGAAGAGCTTGATATGGATAGCCGTTTTAGTTTATGTAATATGGCGATTGAAGCAGGTGCAAAGAATGGAATTTGTGCTGTTGATAATGTTACAAGAGAGTTTTTAAACTCGGTTAATTTAAAGAGAAAAGGCGTTGAGTTTAGCCACTTGCCAAATGCTGTTTATGAAAGAGTAATTGAGATTGATTTAGACAAGCTTGACCCTGTTGTAGCATATCCATTCTTACCAAGTAATGGTAAAAGTATAAAACAAGCTGTAAGTGAAAAGGTAAAAATTGACCAAGCATTTGTAGGCTCATGCACAAATGGAAGGCTAAGTGATTTAAGAATTGCAGCGAGTATTTTAAAAGATAAAAAAGTTCATTCAGATGTAAGAATGATAATTACTCCAGCTACAACCAAAATTGCTTTACAAGCTCAAAAAGAAGGCTTAATGGATATATTTGCTAGTGCTGGTGCAGTTGTAAGTAATCCAACTTGTGGTGCTTGTTTAGGTGGGTATATGGGGATTTTAGCTGATGGAGAGCGTTGTATATCAACTACGAATAGAAATTTCGTAGGTCGTATGGGTGCGAGAACTTCAGAAGTTTATCTTGCAAATAGTGCAATTGCGGCTGCTAGTGCAATTAAAGGATATATTTGTTCTCCTGATGAGCTTTAAAAATAGCGTTTGCCTAATTTTAGGTGGTGGAAAATCAAGTAGAATGGGGCAAGATAAGGCTAATTTACGCTTTAATTATAAAAAGCGTGAAATTAGCCTGATTAATTATTTATATGAAAAATTGCAGCCTTTATTTAATGAAATATATTTTTGTGCTAAGACTAAGCCAAGTGATTTAAAATGTAAATTTTTAAAAGATAATTATGAATATTTTCATCCAATTAATGGTTTAAAGACTTTTAAAAATATTAAAATTCCTAATTCAAATTCTGTTTTTGTAATTGCAGTTGATTTTGTAAAAATTAATAAAAGCTCTATAAAAAGACTTTTTTATAAACATAAAAGATATAAAAGTTCAGTAGTGGCAAAAAGTATCAAAACTCATTTTTTATGTGGTTTTTATAAGATGAGCGATTTAAAATATTTAGATGAATTAGATGAAAATTGCAAAATCAAAGATTTTTTTATAAAGTCAAAGGCAATTACTTTAAGCTTTAAAAATGATAATGTTTTTTTAAATATGAATACAAAAAGTGATTTTGAAAAGTTTATTAAAAGTTACAGATATTAAACATTTTATGCTATAACTAAGCCTTTTTTATGGAGAGTTTGGCCTACTGGTGTAGCCCTAAGACTTCAAATCTTGTGGTGGGGTAGTTGACTATTCTGCGGGGGGTTCGATTCCTTCACTCTCTAGCCAGGTTTTGGAATTTTAAATAATATTTTAGGTTTAAATTATAAAATATTTTTTGATTTATGGTTTTAG
This is a stretch of genomic DNA from Campylobacter sp. RM12651. It encodes these proteins:
- a CDS encoding phosphatidate cytidylyltransferase; translated protein: MLNEKIKTGLIFAIIAVIFLAINSYYLWLIIFLLASGIGYFEACKLFDTKNNYLILALGLILGIYTQMPVVSMIFAILVLASFLAYKQGDLKEILPFIYAGIGISFIFETYIRFELSGFIWLLLSVVLCDSFAYFVGKKYGKTSFSPSSPNKTLEGVIGGIIISTIISSIYASFVYSEIGFLEVLFLSFLMAFFAVFGDLFESYLKRLAKVKDSGELFPGHGGVLDRVDALIFASIIMVVFL
- a CDS encoding NFACT RNA binding domain-containing protein; protein product: MNYYDLVQIKDYLKQYKKINRAYRINDNCLCIEFKDKLYFDLTKGKSAIYSGNLYAKDYTSPFDLQLKKMLFNASILDIKVPINNRILEFKLALAHAYKKMEFYLILEFSGKFTNALILDDKRNIISALRYGKNNLRDILQNEPYIDLEPTKITEKNIKIEDFKIYFANIFASLQNEKLNSLKAQKIMENDKKIEKLELLINSLEDEELLNKKALYEYSKGDALKENLYKIKDYEREFEIGIYKYSLINSAKYELNNIYKNAKKLSQKAKNISIEKDNLNEKINALNSLKQAIICTKDEVFLRSLFAKNNKKGKTQQNPNILNFYVNDYKISVGLNENANEYLLKNSKKDDLWFHLKDLKGSHVIISSNKKSYDIDLIYHAASLCACYSGKKEGNFLVDFTKRANVKIIEKAFVNYVNYDTIKVFL
- a CDS encoding 3-isopropylmalate dehydratase large subunit; this encodes MTLTEQIFAHHIGKEVKAGEIIDCPIDMVIGNDITTPISIKQFKKSGATKLANPDGFAIVLDHYIPAKDILSANQAKISRDFVKEHNLKYLFDEKNMGIEHALLPENGLISPGDVIIGADSHTCTHGALGAFATGMGSTDLAYAMITGKNWFKVPSAIKVQFRGKLKPWVYGKDLILEIIRILGVDGALYKSLEFFGIEELDMDSRFSLCNMAIEAGAKNGICAVDNVTREFLNSVNLKRKGVEFSHLPNAVYERVIEIDLDKLDPVVAYPFLPSNGKSIKQAVSEKVKIDQAFVGSCTNGRLSDLRIAASILKDKKVHSDVRMIITPATTKIALQAQKEGLMDIFASAGAVVSNPTCGACLGGYMGILADGERCISTTNRNFVGRMGARTSEVYLANSAIAAASAIKGYICSPDEL
- a CDS encoding molybdenum cofactor guanylyltransferase; this translates as MSFKNSVCLILGGGKSSRMGQDKANLRFNYKKREISLINYLYEKLQPLFNEIYFCAKTKPSDLKCKFLKDNYEYFHPINGLKTFKNIKIPNSNSVFVIAVDFVKINKSSIKRLFYKHKRYKSSVVAKSIKTHFLCGFYKMSDLKYLDELDENCKIKDFFIKSKAITLSFKNDNVFLNMNTKSDFEKFIKSYRY